A genome region from Arachis duranensis cultivar V14167 chromosome 6, aradu.V14167.gnm2.J7QH, whole genome shotgun sequence includes the following:
- the LOC107495662 gene encoding protein NRT1/ PTR FAMILY 6.1 — protein sequence MDSSEIRSPAEGGRLGTPMSSRKKLGIHFIESEDRRMAFGRGYSTPAGSTPVDIHGKSIVDLSKTGGWIAALFIFGNEMAERMAYFGLSVNMVAFMFYVMHRPFSSSSNAVNNFLGISQASSVLGGFLADAYLGRYWTIAIFTSIYLAGLAGITLCATMTIFTPKQEGCEQLALLLGECEAAKPWQMSYLYTVLYMTAFGAAGIRPCVSSFGADQFDERSKNYKAHLDRFFNFFYLSVTVGAIVAFTVVVYVQMKHGWGAAFGCLAIAMGLSNMLFFIGTPLYRHRLPGGSPLTRVAQVLVAAFRKRNAPFGSGGFVGLYELPGSHSAIKGSRKIPHTDHFSFLDKAALQLKEDGCSPWRLCTVTQVEEVKILIRLIPIAASTIMLNVVLTEYLTLSVQQAYTMNTHLGHLKLPVTCMPVFPGLSIFLILSLYYSLFVPLFRRITGHPHGASQLQRVGIGLAVSIVSVAWAAVFEKYRREYAVQHGFESSFLTPMPNLSAYWLLIQYCLIGVAEVFCIVGLLEFLYEEAPDAMKSIGSAYAALAGGLGCFAATIINTIVKSATTTHNGSRSWLSQNINTARFDYFYWLLTAFSLLNFCSFLYFAHTYQYRTTPHNAPHDDHNTPTIM from the exons ATGGATTCGTCGGAGATCAGGTCACCGGCGGAGGGAGGGAGGTTGGGGACACCAATGTCGAGCAGGAAGAAGCTGGGGATTCACTTCATTGAGTCTGAGGATAGAAGAATGGCATTTGGTCGCGGCTACTCAACACCAGCTGGATCTACACCGGTCGATATCCATGGCAAATCCATTGTTGACCTTTCTAAGACTGGTGGTTGGATTGCTGCCTTGTTCATCTTTG GGAATGAGATGGCAGAAAGAATGGCATATTTCGGGCTATCAGTGAACATGGTGGCGTTCATGTTCTACGTGATGCACAGACCCTTCAGCAGTTCATCGAATGCAGTGAACAACTTCTTAGGGATATCTCAAGCATCATCGGTACTGGGTGGTTTTCTAGCAGATGCGTATCTGGGGAGATACTGGACAATAGCCATCTTCACTAGCATTTATCTGGCGGGTTTGGCGGGAATAACATTGTGCGCAACAATGACGATATTTACACCCAAGCAAGAGGGATGTGAGCAGCTGGCGCTGCTGTTAGGGGAGTGCGAGGCTGCGAAGCCATGGCAGATGAGTTACCTGTACACGGTGCTGTACATGACGGCGTTTGGAGCGGCAGGGATAAGGCCATGCGTGTCATCATTTGGAGCAGACCAGTTCGACGAGAGGAGCAAGAACTACAAGGCACACCTGGATAGGTTCTTCAACTTTTTCTATCTGTCGGTGACGGTGGGTGCAATTGTGGCCTTCACGGTGGTGGTGTATGTCCAGATGAAGCATGGGTGGGGAGCGGCCTTTGGATGTCTGGCAATAGCAATGGGATTGTCCAACATGCTCTTCTTCATAGGGACCCCCTTGTACAGGCACAGGCTCCCTGGTGGCAGCCCCCTCACCAGGGTGGCTCAGGTCTTGGTTGCTGCATTCAGAAAGAGGAACGCTCCTTTTGGAAGCGGGGGCTTCGTTGGCCTCTACGAGCTCCCCGGCTCCCACTCTGCCATCAAGGGAAGCAGAAAGATCCCTCACACCGACCACTTCAGCTTTCTCGACAAGGCGGCTCTGCAGTTGAAGGAAGATGGGTGCAGCCCGTGGAGGCTGTGCACCGTGACGCAAGTGGAAGAGGTCAAGATCCTCATTCGGCTGATCCCAATAGCAGCATCCACAATAATGCTGAATGTGGTGCTAACAGAGTATCTGACACTCTCAGTGCAGCAAGCATACACCATGAACACCCACTTGGGCCATCTCAAGCTTCCCGTTACATGCATGCCCGTCTTCCCTGGCCTCAGCATCTTCCTCATCCTCTCTCTCTACTACTCCCTCTTCGTCCCCCTCTTCCGCCGCATCACCGGCCACCCCCACGGCGCCTCTCAGCTCCAGAGAGTGGGTATCGGCCTTGCCGTCTCCATCGTGTCCGTTGCCTGGGCAGCAGTCTTCGAGAAATATCGAAGAGAGTATGCAGTACAGCATGGATTCGAATCGAGCTTCCTGACGCCGATGCCGAATTTAAGCGCCTACTGGCTTCTCATACAGTACTGCCTGATTGGAGTGGCAGAGGTGTTTTGCATCGTGGGGCTTCTGGAATTTCTGTACGAGGAGGCACCCGATGCCATGAAGAGCATTGGCTCTGCATATGCTGCTCTTGCTGGTGGCTTAGGCTGTTTTGCCGCCACCATCATCAACACCATCGTCAAATCCGCCACTACTACTCACAACGGCTCCCGCTCCTGGCTCTCACAGAACATCAATACTGCCAGGTTTGATTACTTTTACTGGCTTCTAACCGCATTCAGCCTTCTCAATTTCTGCTCATTCTTGTATTTCGCACATACATACCAATACAGGACTACACCCCATAATGCTCCTCATGACGATCATAATACGCCAACTATAATGTAA